The Stigmatella ashevillena genomic sequence ACGGCCCGGCCGGACCGGGGCGAGGACGGCAACGCGGTGCTCCGCGTGGGCGTGGGCAGCTCCCGGGTGGAGGCGGAGGTCTTCCTCGAGGATGGCCAGTACAAGGCGCGCGTCACGTCCATCGTCATTGGCGAGCCGGCCTTTCAGCGTGCCATTCCCCCAACGCCCGAGGGAGAAGAGGCTTTTACCCAGCCGGAGACCGACGGGTCTTCGGAGTCGGAAGGACAGTCCTTGGACACGATGAACAAGTCGGAGGGCAGCGACCTGCTGGCCGACATCCCGCTGCAGATCGCCGTGGAGCTTGCCCGGGTGCCCGTCACCGCGGACGAAGTGGTGTCGCTGAGGGTCGGCCACGTCCTCGAGTTGCACCGCTCCCCCGGCGAGCCGGTGGAGCTGTCGGTCAATGGCAAGGTGGTGGCCCGGGGCGAGCTGGTGGAGGTGGAAGGCCAGCTCGGCGTGCGGGTGCTCTCCCTGGCCGGGTAGCCCTGGCGGGGGGGCGGGCAAGGGGGCACCCCCCGAATCCAAGGGCAGCCATGGCGGTCCCGCCTCCGAATGGACTAGCCTTCGTCCCATTCATGGCGGTTTTCCCTGTTTCGAACGTGCGCCCCCTCGTGGCCTGTGGCTGGTTGTTGATCGCGCCGTCGCTCGCCGCGGCGCAGGCGGTCTCCTCTCCGCCCGCGGTCCCGGGGGCGTCTGTCCCTGCCGCGTCCGCGGAATCCTCGCAGGCACCGGCTGTCCTCTCGCCCACGCCCGTGGCCCCGGCCGCATCCCCTCAGGCCGCTTCTCCTCAGGCCGCTGCCGGAGAGGAGCTTCCGGATCCGTTTGCCACCGATGTGAGCCCGGAGGAGCCCGAGAGCATGGGGTGGACCCTGGTGCGCACTTTGCTGCTGCTGGCCGCGGTGGTGGCCTCCATCTACCTGACGCTCAACGTGGGGCTGCGCCGGTTGATGGGGCTCCAGGGGGTGCCGGTGGGGCGCCCCTCCGTCGTCGCGGTCCTGGAGCGCTTGCCGCTGGACCAGCGCCGGACGCTCTTCGTGTTGAAGGCGGCGGACGAGTACCTGCTGGTGGGGGGCGGGGAGGGGGGCCTTCAGCTCCTGTCCAAGCTCGACACCGAGGCCGTGGAGCGCATCCGCGCCGAGCGCCCTCAGACGGCTCCCATCGCCTTGAGTCCCTTCCTTCAAAAGCTTCTCTCCCGCCGCACCGGCTCCACGCCGCCGCGTTCCTGAAGACTGCCCCGTGAGACCTTCGTCCGTCCGACCGCTCCTGTCGTCTCGAATCATCCCCTGGCTCTTCGCCACCACGGTCGCGCTTCAGCCCGCGGTGGCGCTGGCGCAGCGCCGCCGGGGGGGAGGGGACGATTCCATTCCCGACAGCGTCGTCCAGGCCGCCACCAGCAACGAGTCCTTTGCCTCGCGGCCGCTCATCCTCATTCTGGCGCTGGCGGCCCTGTCGCTCGTGCCCTTCATGTTGATGATGGTGACGAGCTTCGTGAAGATCTCGGTGGTGCTCTCCATCGTCCGCTCGGCGCTGGGCACCCAGCAGATTCCGCCCACGCAGGTCATCACCGGCCTGGCCGTCATTCTCACCGTCTACATCATGGCCCCCGTGGGGCAGGAGATGTACAAGGCGGCGAAGGTGGACATCTGGGCCAAGGGCCCCAGCTTGTTGTCCTCGGAGACAGTGGGCACGCTGCTGGAAGCCGCCGACCGTTCGAAGGAACCCCTGCGCGACTTCCTGGTGAAGAAGGTGAAGAACAAGGACCGTGCCTTGTTCTTCCACCTCGCCAAGAAGATGCGCAAGGCGGAGGACCGCAAGGACATCGGGGACCGGGACTTCATGATCATCATCCCGGCCTTCGTGGTGTCCGAGCTGAAGGAGGCCTTCCAGATCGGCTTCCTGCTCTTCGTGCCCTTCATCGTCATCGACATGGTGGTGGCCAACATCCTGCTTGCCCTCGGCATGCACATGTTGTCGCCGACCACCATCTCCATGCCGTTCAAGCT encodes the following:
- a CDS encoding flagellar biosynthetic protein FliO; protein product: MAVFPVSNVRPLVACGWLLIAPSLAAAQAVSSPPAVPGASVPAASAESSQAPAVLSPTPVAPAASPQAASPQAAAGEELPDPFATDVSPEEPESMGWTLVRTLLLLAAVVASIYLTLNVGLRRLMGLQGVPVGRPSVVAVLERLPLDQRRTLFVLKAADEYLLVGGGEGGLQLLSKLDTEAVERIRAERPQTAPIALSPFLQKLLSRRTGSTPPRS
- the sctR gene encoding type III secretion system export apparatus subunit SctR, yielding MRPSSVRPLLSSRIIPWLFATTVALQPAVALAQRRRGGGDDSIPDSVVQAATSNESFASRPLILILALAALSLVPFMLMMVTSFVKISVVLSIVRSALGTQQIPPTQVITGLAVILTVYIMAPVGQEMYKAAKVDIWAKGPSLLSSETVGTLLEAADRSKEPLRDFLVKKVKNKDRALFFHLAKKMRKAEDRKDIGDRDFMIIIPAFVVSELKEAFQIGFLLFVPFIVIDMVVANILLALGMHMLSPTTISMPFKLLLFVLVDGWYLIAKGLVVGYL